A genomic window from Enoplosus armatus isolate fEnoArm2 chromosome 18, fEnoArm2.hap1, whole genome shotgun sequence includes:
- the clic3 gene encoding chloride intracellular channel protein 3, whose amino-acid sequence MNNLVDPREKKTETKMAEGPKIELFVKASVDAESVGNCPFCQRLFMILWLKGANFTLTTVDMRRAPDVLKALAPGSQPPFLLYNEEVKTDTNKIEEFLEETLAPPQYPKLCCRYKESNGAGEDIFRNFSAYIKNPNPAFNDSQEKKFLSTMVKLNMYLETPLPHELDQNPNATKSSRLYLDGDTLTLADCNLLPKLNIVKVVCKEYRDFAIPAELKGLTHYLENAYKQDEFRYTCPNDSEILLAYHSVAKYLNK is encoded by the exons atgaaCAATTTGGTGGAtccaagagagaaaaagacagaaacaaagatggCAGAGGGCCCgaagattgaactctttgtcAAG GCCAGTGTTGATGCTGAGAGCGTGGGGAACTGTCCTTTCTGTCAGAGACTCTTCATGATTCTTTGGTTAAAAGGAGCCAACTTTACCCTCACCACTGTGGACATGAGGAG GGCACCTGATGTGCTGAAGGCTTTGGCTCCAGGCTCTCAGCCACCTTTCCTCCTCTACAACGAAGAGGTCAAAACGGACACTAACAAGATTGAGGAGTTCCTGGAGGAGACCTTAGCCCCACCACA GTATCCAAAATTGTGCTGTCGCTACAAAGAGTCCAACGGTGCTGGAGAAGACATCTTCCGAAATTTCTCAGCATATATAAAGAATCCCAATCCTGCATTTAATGACA gcCAAGAGAAGAAGTTTCTTTCAACTATGGTGAAGCTGAACATGTACCTAGAGACGCCTCTCCCTCATGAGCTGGACCAGAACCCAAATGCCACTAAGTCCTCACGCCTCTACCTGGATGGTGACACCCTCACCTTGGCAGACTGCAACTTGCTTCCCAAACTCAACATTGTCAAG GTGGTGTGTAAGGAGTACCGTGACTTTGCCATCCCTGCAGAGCTGAAAGGTCTGACACATTACTTGGAAAATGCCTACAAACAAGATGAGTTTCGTTACACCTGCCCAAATGACTCAGAGATCCTCCTTGCCTACCACTCTGTGGCAAAGTACTTAAACAAATAG